A part of Oncorhynchus clarkii lewisi isolate Uvic-CL-2024 chromosome 17, UVic_Ocla_1.0, whole genome shotgun sequence genomic DNA contains:
- the LOC139370786 gene encoding aminoacylase-1-like yields MLPDKDGPGGCGGGQATSGEDPSVNLFREYLRLRTVHPEPDYDAAQRFLDRIAEELGLPMKKIEVCPGRVVSIMTWQGTNPALKSILLNSHTDVVPVYQEHWTYDAFAAVKDAEGNIYARGTQDMKCVTIQYIQAIRRLKAEGRKCMRTIHLMFVPDEEVGGHKGMETFVKLPEFQKLNIGFALDEGLANPGEAFTVFYGERNPWWITVHCPGSPGHGSRFVENTAAEKLRRIINSFLDFREKEKHRLNTSECFTLGDVTTVNMTMVKGGVAYNVIPAEMDVSFDLRIPPTVNLQEFEEQIKKWCKEAGEGITYEFAQKHMNQNLTSTDDSDPWWKAFSTTCKAMNMTLEKEIFPAATDSRFIRAVGLPAIGFSPMNRTPILLHDHNEYLNEQVFLKGIQVYENLVPALANVPTLPCDT; encoded by the exons ATGTTGCCTGATAAGGATGGACCAGGTGGTTGTGGTGGAGGCCAGGCCACATCGGGAGAAGACCCCTCAGTGAACCTGTTTAGAGAGTACCTCCGCCTCAGGACTGTCCACCCAGAGCCTGACTATG aTGCTGCTCAGAGGTTCCTGGATAGAATAGCAGAGGAGCTTGGGCTGCCCATGAAGAAAATTGAG GTCTGCCCCGGTAGAGTTGTGTCTATCATGACCTGGCAGGGGACCAACCCTGCTCTGAAGTCCATCCTGCTCAACTCCCACACTGACGTTGTGCCTGTTTACCAG GAACACTGGACGTATGATGCGTTTGCTGCTGTGAAAGATGCAGAGGGCAACATCTACGCTCGAGGAACACAGGACATGAAGTGTGTCACCATACA GTATATCCAGGCCATCAGAAGACTTAAAGCAGAGGGAAGGAAGTGTATGCGCACCATCCACCTAATGTTTGTGCCAG ATGAGGAGGTCGGAGGTCACAAAGGAATGGAGACGTTTGTGAAGCTCCCAGAGTTTCAGAAATTGAACATTGGCTTTGCACTTGACGAAG gtCTTGCCAACCCTGGGGAAGCCTTCACTGTCTTCTATGGCGAGAGGAATCCCTGGT GGATAACGGTCCACTGCCCAGGCAGTCCTGGCCACGGCTCCAGGTTTGTGGAGAACACGGCTGCAGAGAAACTG CGCAGAATTATTAACTCCTTCCTGGACTTCAGGGAGAAGGAGAAACACAG gttgAACACCAGCGAGTGTTTCACTCTTGGTGACGTCACCACTGTCAACATGACCATGGTGAAAGGAGGCGTGGCCTACAACGTCATCCCTGCCGAGATGGACGTCAGTTTTGACTTGAGAATACCACCCACGGTCAatttgcag GAGTTCGAGGAGCAGATTAAGAAGTGGTGTAAGGAGGCAGGAGAGGGCATCACGTATGAGTTTGCTCAG AAACACATGAACCAGAATTTGACATCCACAGATGATAGCGACCCCTGGTGGAAAGCCTTCAGTACAACCTGCAAAGCCAT GAACATGACTTTGGAAAAGGAGATCTTCCCTGCAGCCACGGACAGTCGCTTCATCAGAGCG GTGGGCCTCCCTGCCATCGGCTTCTCCCCAATGAACCGGACACCCATCCTGCTGCACGACCACAACGAATATCTGAACGAGCAGGTCTTCCTCAAAGGCATTCAGGTGTACGAGAACCTAGTGCCAGCATtagcaaatgtgcccactctgcCTTGCGACACCTAG